In Alosa sapidissima isolate fAloSap1 chromosome 11, fAloSap1.pri, whole genome shotgun sequence, a single window of DNA contains:
- the dusp8a gene encoding dual specificity protein phosphatase 8a isoform X2, whose translation MPLDMVIRPIAEDCFWTQPRRPDMQLKVRVRRTKQGRDLRGGFAAFSSCFPGLCEGKPAVSLPMSLSQPCLPVANVGPTRILPHLYLGSQKDVLNKELMAQHGITYVLNASNTCPKPEFILESHFMRIPVNDNYCEKLLPWLDKSNAFIDKAKVSNCRVIVHCLAGISRSATIAIAYIMKTMGLSSDDAYRFVKDRRPSISPNFNFLGQLLEFEKDLRLLQTLSSADQSTSAQDSSGQSAGELAGQEKAVHSGEAQTKETTAEGPEALESKLGSPTSLQQGFNGLNLSAERILDTNRLKRSFSLDIKSVYAPSNGPSRPPPAHSDDVPKLCKLDSPGAPNGVCAYSPASDSPGSAGSPSVVVGGVGGTGAAEGRTRSRRKSKHSGSSVGSSPVHALGLARGQPVHKSPSLDLGLQQPGLLLGLPPLGAGPMWTKHRDTVQATTPVTPVTPTGDVPWFYGGSDSLNASGVGNVASGSTNGRDFGSGSVYAALGCSSLPSGCDLTSTSSSSAASSSSASSTSAVCLREKPGELRDARASWHEDATSASATTTASSSASDKQFKRRSCQMEFEESISETRSCEELGKIGKQSSFSGSMEIIEVS comes from the exons ATGCCTCTCGACATGGTGATCAGACCAATAGCTGAGGACTGCTTCTGGACGCAGCCTCGCCGGCCAGACATGCAGCTGAAAGTCAGAGTCCGCAGAACTAAGCAAGGACGCGATCTACGAG GTGGCTTTGCAGCGTTCTCCTCCTGCTTCCCGGGCCTGTGCGAGGGCAAGCCGGCCGTGTCCCTGCCCATGAGCCTGTCGCAGCCCTGCCTGCCCGTGGCCAACGTGGGCCCCACGCGCATCCTGCCTCACCTCTACCTGGGCTCCCAGAAGGACGTCCTCAACAAG GAGCTGATGGCTCAGCATGGCATCACGTATGTGCTGAATGCCAGCAACACCTGTCCTAAGCCCGAGTTCATCTTGGAGAGCCACTTCATGCGCATTCCTGTCAACGACAACTACTGCGAGAAGCTGCTGCCGTGGCTGGACAAAAGCAATGCATTCATCG acAAAGCCAAGGTCTCCAACTGCCGTGTTATCGTGCATTGTCTGGCTGGAATCTCCAGGTCGGCCACCATCGCCATCGCTTACATCATGAAGACAATGGGCTTGTCATCAGATGACGCATACCG GTTCGTGAAGGACAGGAGACCCTCGATCTCGCCCAACTTTAACTTCCTGGGCCAGCTGCTGGAGTTTGAGAAGGACCTGAGGCTGCTCCAGACGCTGTCCTCTGCAGACCAGTCCACATCTGCCCAGGACAGCTCGGGCCAGTCAGCGGGAGAGCTGGCGGGGCAGGAGAAAGCGGTCCATAGCGGCGAGGCCCAGACCAAAGAGACGACAGCTGAGGGCCCGGAGGCCCTGGAGTCCAAACTGGGCTCGCCCACGTCCCTCCAGCAGGGCTTCAACGGGCTCAACCTGTCGGCCGAGCGCATCCTGGACACCAACCGGCTCAAGCGCTCCTTCTCGCTGGACATCAAGTCTGTGTACGCGCCCAGCAATggcccctcgcggcccccacccGCCCACTCTGACGACGTGCCCAAGCTCTGCAAGCTGGACAGTCCCGGCGCACCCAACGGAGTGTGTGCTTACTCCCCGGCCTCGGACAGCCCCGGCTCGGCGGGGTCGCccagtgtggtggtggggggagtaGGGGGCACCGGTGCTGCGGAGGGCCGGACTCGCTCGCGGCGAAAGTCCAAACACAGCGGCAGCAGCGTGGGCAGTTCGCCGGTGCACGCCCTGGGCCTGGCTCGCGGTCAGCCCGTGCACAAGAGCCCTAGTCTGGACCTGGGCCTGCAGCAGCCGGGCCTGCTCCTGGGCCTGCCCCCTCTGGGCGCCGGCCCCATGTGGACCAAGCACCGGGACACAGTGCAGGCCACCACACCGGTCACCCCCGTCACGCCTACTGGTGACGTCCCCTGGTTCTACGGCGGCTCCGATTCTTTAAACGCCAGCGGCGTTGGCAACGTTGCCAGCGGCAGCACCAACGGCAGGGACTTTGGTAGTGGTTCAGTCTACGCCGCGCTGGGCTGCAGCAGCCTGCCGAGCGGCTGTGACTTGACCTCCACGTCCTCCTCGTCGGCCGCCTCTTCCTCGTCCGCGTCCTCGACGTCCGCGGTGTGTCTTCGGGAGAAACCGGGAGAGCTGCGCGACGCCAGGGCCAGCTGGCACGAAGACGCCACCTCTGCCAGCGCCACTACCACTGCCTCCTCCAGCGCCTCCGACAAGCAGTTCAAGCGGCGGAGCTGCCAGATGGAATTCGAGGAGAGCATCTCGGAGACGCGCTCCTGCGAGGAGCTGGGCAAGATCGGCAAGCAGTCCAGCTTCTCCGGCAGCATGGAGATCATCGAGGTGTCCTGA